TCAGACTGAAGTAAAGGTTTTGTCTGATGATGCTTGGGAGCTGACTTTCCCTCTGGCAGCTTGAATGGTAAAACAACATAAATGCTGGTTCCTTCCCCTACCTGACTGGTAATATTGATGGTTCCGCCCATGAGGTCCACAAGTCTTTTGACAATGGCCAGGCCAAGGCCTGCACCCTCATATTTCCGGGTATAAGAATCCTCCACCTGGACAAAGGGCTTGAGAAGGTTTTCAATCTTGTCTTCAGGAATGCCAATGCCGCTATCGGATATTGTAAACATTATCCGAATATCACAATGTTTACCTGGGGCAACGGACATTATGTCCATGCTCACAGTCCCATGCTCAGAAAATTTAATGGCGTTGCCCACAAGGTTGAAAAGAACCTGCTGCACCCTTGTGTCGTCTCCGATGAGCGTTTCTGGGAGCGAAGAATCAACAAAAAAATCCAAAGAGAGCTCTTTCTCACTGGCTGGAATTACAAAGAGATCATTCAAAGAGTCACAAATACTTTTAAGATTGATTTCATTTTCCCGGATTATCATTTTCCCTGCATCAATACTGGAAAGATCAAGGATATCGGATAAAAGTTGAGTCAGCCTCCTGGCTGAAATATTCCCCAAATTGACCAGCTCCTCCTGATCCTGCTTAAGGCCTGTTGATGATAACAACTGCATCATGCCCATTATTCCGTTCAAAGGTGTGCGAATCTCATGGCTCATATTGGCCAGAAATTCAGACTTGGCCAGATTGGCTGCTTCAGCCTGCACCTTGGCATGAAAAAGGGTTTCTTCAGCCTGTTTACGGTCAGTTACATCCCAGACCGTAGATACCATGAGGTTGCTTTCTGGAAGAGGGATGTTCTGAGCAGTAATATAAAATGGCTCCTGACCAGGGCGAAATACCGGTATATCTTTCCAGTACATCCTGGCAGGGTTGCCGCTGGCGCAATCATCAAGAACCATGGCTTTTATTTTTTCCCTGAATTCAGGCTCCTGATAAACGGCTTCCCAGAAATCGTTAGGGGCAGCCAACGCTTCGCGGGTGGTCCGGTAGAATTTGGCAAAGTTGTCATTCATATAGGTAAACTCCACTTTCGGATCGACCGAATTCACGGCAACCCCAACTGGAAGATTGTCTAAGGTCGCCTGGATAAAAGCTTCCCGCTTTCGCAGCACCTCTTCAGACTTTTTTATGTCGGTTATGTCCCTTACCCACTCCAGAAAGAACTCAACATTATTAGCTTGATCCAACAAAGGTATTACCCGCACATCAACCCACGTGCCGTCAGGCAGTTCACTCTCTGCACCAAAGGGCTCTTTGGTCTTAAGAACTGAAACAGCTTTGCAGTCAGGACATATATCATCATAGCCCCTGTATGTGCGGTAACACTTGGTGTTCAGGACCCTTTTTTCCGGAGGAACTGCTGCAAACCCCCTGCCAGTTGCTGTAGATAATGTTCATGTCCGGATCATGTATGGAAATCATATCCGGAACCATGGACAACATTTTTTGAAAGCGTTCTTCGTTTTGCTTCAGTGTCTCCTCAAGCTGCCTGTATTCTGTTATATCCTGGACTGTAGCAAAAACCAGGGGAGCTTTACTCTGTCTGTAGTGTATAATGCCAGTGGTCCTTACGGATAAAACCTTTCCGTCCTTGCGGATAATCCTGAATACTTCAGGTCTTAGCTCTTTGCTTCCGGATGTGATACATTCATTAAACCAGTGAGTTATTGATTCCATATCTTCCGGGTGAAAAATTTTTATATGAGAAGCCGGATCGCTGATTTGAGACTTTTCGTATTGCAAAATATCACACATTGTATCTGACCAGCTCACTTCTCTAACTTCCATATCCCAGATAAAATCTCCTGTTTTTGCCATTCTCTGTGCCGCAACAAGTCTTTGCTCACTTTGCCTCAACTTTTCCTCAGTCTGGACAGTTCGCATAACAGCTTCTATCCGGGCAAGTAACAGTTCTTTATGGACCGGTTTTGTTAAATATCCGTCAGCACCGGCTCGCAGACCTTGGGCCTGATCTTCAGGACTGGTCTTTATCCCGGATAAAAAAAGGATATGAGTATTGGCAATATCCGGATCAGCCTTGATCTGCATACAAATATCAAAGCCGCTGGCATCCGGAAGATTGACATCCAGCAATATTAGGTCAGGTCTATGTCGAGGAATCAGCTCTAAACATTCAGAGCCCGTTCCTGCCTTAAAAATCCGGTAGCCCGCTGAAGTCAGGATCTTTTCAATGATCAATAAATATTCAGGGTCATCATCTACTATAAGGATGGAACGGAAGGCATGCCTGTCCGTAAAAGGAGCTTCACATATGTATTTATTAACAATCGTTTTGTCGGTGCTTGTCATTAATATCTCCCTGAGTATAAAGCTGGTCAAGCAAACCTATGGCAAAGCAGAAATATATTGGATAGCTTTCAAGGTCATGCATAATTTGATTCTATAGTGATTATCTATGTCATTTTTGACATGAGCTCGGCAAAGTAAAAAACACCTTTGTCCCCTTGCCCGGCTCACTTTCCACCCGAATTCTGCCGCCATGCTTTTCTACAAACTCTTTACACAGGACAAGCCCAAGGCCGGTTCCTTTTTCTCCTTCTGTTCCATACTGTCTTTTGCATTTGTTTCAGTTTTATTTAAGCAAAAGGTCTGCTTCTTTATAAACATCTTCACATGCCTGCCTCTGGGTGGCAGCTCTTGGATAAAAAAAAGGCCTCACTCTACTTTTTATGCCATAAAATTGTTGATCTCCAGCCTGCTCCCTGACAACGTTACAATCGAATTGTGACCATGCAGTATCACTCTCATCAGAATAAATGCATCTGTAAGTGATCAATGTTTGAGAATCATTTGCTGATGTGTAAGTTACGCTAATCTGCCTCCAGTATCCAAACAGTGAAGTCTGTTCTACATTTGCTGAGCAATGAATTGTCTGGTGGTGATTTGTCCAATCATGTGCATGTGCAGGTTTAAAGAAAACAAAAAGAGAAAGTGCGAACAAAAGTGAAGTAGCAGCATAAGAAAAACAAAAGTAATTTTTGATTGTTTTGACCATAATTTCCTCAGTATCTATTGAAGGTTAAGTTCTGTGTTATGCTATGCGTTTTTTAATAATTTGTTTGTAACATGCCTTGTCCGTTAATTTCATCTGTCCCGCACCTCTGTCTTACCGGTATCCACTCACCATCAGGCAAAGGCCTCATCAAAATTGAAGTTCTTAACTGATGAATGTTCGAAATGACTCTAACGGTCATCCTCATGACAAAACTTTCATTCTGAAGCCTTCGCCATACCAGGTTGCGGACCTCCAGCCTTCCAGTGCGGGCAGTCGAAGTCCCGCATGTCCTGCATAAGGCAATAGCTTCTGAACCTGACGCATGCGAAGAGACAATCCACGTCCCCCGGAGGGCACAGGGCTTCACATTGATCCCGATTAGCATCACAGGCCCGCAGGATACTGCTGAACGTCACGTTGCAGCAGTAGTTGCAGTCGATCAGGTCGGAGCAGCCGTGGACGCAGTCGATGTAGGTTCCGGAGGCGGCGTGAAGGTTGGGCGTTGCCATGAACAACAGGGACAGGGCCAGGGCCAGGAAGGTGGTCAGGAATAGTTTTTTCATTTTCAGTCTCCTTGTGGCGAGGTCAGTGTAAAAGTGTTGAACTGCCAAGTGTTCCGAAAGGCCAAAGATCCAAAGCTACATCACTGTCCGGCGCGGACCGGCCACACGTGGCTGTAGGGGGCCTTGCGGTGGTGCACGTAGACGTTGCCCATGTGCACGCCACATGCGTGGTCCGCCATGTCCGGGTAGGGCGTGCTGGACCAGTAGTAGGACGCCTGGACCCCGGTAAAGGGATGTCCGCCTTGAATTGCATGGTATATAGCCTCAAGCTCATCCTTGCTCGGCAGCAGCCAGCCGTCAATTCCGGAGATGCTGAAAGAGCTGCACCTGGACATGGCGTCTTTCCAATTCAATCTGCCGAACGGGTTGGCATCCTTGGTCCACATCAGCCCCGTCACCGTGTCCGTCACCGTCCCGTTCCCATTGTCCGTGAACCGCTGGGCCTGGGCTTCCCCGGACATGACCATCCAGGTCAGGCAGAGCATGACTGCCATAGCTGCAAACGCAAGAATCTTTTTCATGATTAGTTCTCCTGTTGATGGTGAATTTTTGGGGCTTGCATCTCTGCCAGCACGACCCATCCCATGGCAAAACTTTATGAATCTAAAAATCATACATGTAAACGACAACAGACATCCCGCATTACTGATAGTTGTTAACGCATATTGTTAATGCAATCCGGAATGGAACTTCCGCTCATTTCCACGCAATTCCATCCTGAATCAGGGTAATATCCGCACTGCGAGTTTCCTGAAGTTACCTGACCTATGACTCCGGAAGGAATATAGCTGGTGAGACCGTCACGGGAGATGTCCCTTGTCACCGCGCCTTTGCTGCCATCGACAAAACCGTTTCCGCAGTTGCCATATGAGGGAACGAACAGAATCCAGTACTTTATACCTTTACACCTACAGGCGTAATTCTCGTCAGCCGATGCAGGCGTGACCGCTGTCAAGACCAGGGCGCAGGCGATGACCAGCGCACAGGCAGCTATTTTTGAATCCGTTTTCCACATTGTACTCATGATCGTTCCTCTTTGGTTGGATGGTGAGATGTTGACTTGATAATGAATGTTCCATGCCTTACAAAAAAAATACATAATTTAAAAATGTTAGAATAAAATGCCAACCAGTTAAAACCGTGCTGTTTGAGGAGCTTGGTGCAAAAAGTGCTTTTTGCACCAAGCAGTGGTCAGTGGTTAGTTTGCTAGTAAAAACAATGTGTTGCCGGAAGTCCATAAGGCATTTTGTTTGGTCCAAAGGACTTTTTGCACTGACCTCTAAAATGGTACAACGCCGCTGGTCGTATCGCCGGCCCCCATGCCTTTCGTTTTCGTGCCAGGACCGGACTAGGTAACCCGTACCATGCCATTATGGATACCGACAGCATTTATCGTGTAACCATAGCTTTTTATACAGCCAGGAATTTCATAAACAATATCAATGATCGGGTTGGGTATTGTGTTTCTGTATCCCCAGGCATTCAGGTTAGTTCTCATGCAGCTCATTCCGGAATCGGCATCGGCCTTTGGCACAGTGACCACACAGAACAAGACAATCGAGGCAAAGAGGGCACCTGACACAAAAAAAAGAAGATACCGTAAATCAATTTT
This genomic stretch from Desulfonatronovibrio magnus harbors:
- a CDS encoding PAS domain-containing hybrid sensor histidine kinase/response regulator — encoded protein: MLDQANNVEFFLEWVRDITDIKKSEEVLRKREAFIQATLDNLPVGVAVNSVDPKVEFTYMNDNFAKFYRTTREALAAPNDFWEAVYQEPEFREKIKAMVLDDCASGNPARMYWKDIPVFRPGQEPFYITAQNIPLPESNLMVSTVWDVTDRKQAEETLFHAKVQAEAANLAKSEFLANMSHEIRTPLNGIMGMMQLLSSTGLKQDQEELVNLGNISARRLTQLLSDILDLSSIDAGKMIIRENEINLKSICDSLNDLFVIPASEKELSLDFFVDSSLPETLIGDDTRVQQVLFNLVGNAIKFSEHGTVSMDIMSVAPGKHCDIRIMFTISDSGIGIPEDKIENLLKPFVQVEDSYTRKYEGAGLGLAIVKRLVDLMGGTINITSQVGEGTSIYVVLPFKLPEGKSAPKHHQTKPLLQSEKSLRILLAEDDPTNQYPAQKILEMMGHTVFLAENGRQVIDLLKAQDFDVILMDIRMPVMDGVEATRNIRSSTDLGTKKDIPIIALTAYAMQGDREKYLKAGMNDYLAKPVEMKDMEKAFSRLAT
- a CDS encoding response regulator transcription factor, with the translated sequence MTSTDKTIVNKYICEAPFTDRHAFRSILIVDDDPEYLLIIEKILTSAGYRIFKAGTGSECLELIPRHRPDLILLDVNLPDASGFDICMQIKADPDIANTHILFLSGIKTSPEDQAQGLRAGADGYLTKPVHKELLLARIEAVMRTVQTEEKLRQSEQRLVAAQRMAKTGDFIWDMEVREVSWSDTMCDILQYEKSQISDPASHIKIFHPEDMESITHWFNECITSGSKELRPEVFRIIRKDGKVLSVRTTGIIHYRQSKAPLVFATVQDITEYRQLEETLKQNEERFQKMLSMVPDMISIHDPDMNIIYSNWQGVCSSSSGKKGPEHQVLPHIQGL
- a CDS encoding DUF1566 domain-containing protein produces the protein MSFTCMIFRFIKFCHGMGRAGRDASPKNSPSTGELIMKKILAFAAMAVMLCLTWMVMSGEAQAQRFTDNGNGTVTDTVTGLMWTKDANPFGRLNWKDAMSRCSSFSISGIDGWLLPSKDELEAIYHAIQGGHPFTGVQASYYWSSTPYPDMADHACGVHMGNVYVHHRKAPYSHVWPVRAGQ